AGCAGATCTTCAGGCCATGATCGGCGGCTATCTTGCTGCACTTGTCCCAAACGGTGATCAGGCGATCCATACCCTTCATGATGCCGACCTTCTTGCCTTCCTCGGTTTCAAAATAGTTGGGAGGAAGCACGGTATCGACGCGGATGGTATCGACATCCAGGTCGGCGGCGAAGTGGGTCCAGCCCAAGAACGCGGTGGTGTAGGCCGAGGGAATTTCATCGAGGATGCTGACTCCGGGCACCTTGAAGCCCCAAAGATCGACGGCGATACCCGACAGGGCCAGTCCATGGTCGGCTATTTCTTTTTTGAGCTTCACGCGGCTCATCTTCGTGGGGTGAGAAACCGGGCTGGGGTGTGGTCCAAAACTGCCCAATTCGACCCCTTCGTAGCCGAGATCCTGAAGTTTGTGAAGGATCACATGAAAATCGTTCGTCGGCTGTTCCTGGTTGAATAGATAGGCCCAGGTACCGATGGAGAGTTTGGCTTTCATAGGTGGTTCCAACGCTCGTTAAATCGTGGTAGGTGTGGTAATATTCAAGGCTTTCGGCCCGTTTCTAACGTCTAGGTAAGATATACGCAAGGATAATCTACTAGGCGTGAAAATTTCGGCGAACATCCCGCAAGTTTGAAGTATCCATTCGTTCCCGGTTGTTGTAAGAAAAGCCCTCCTTCGTCGAATAAGAGAATAGAGGATTAGGCTTTCAGAATGGTGAGAAACGTGAATAACTACATGACGAAACCAGAAAACAAGCCCCAGGGAGGCCGTCGCAAGGCTTCTCGAGGCTGCCTGATACTATGCCTGGATTCGAAACTGCCCCTGCCTCAGATCAAGGAATCCTTGACCGCGGAAGGCTGGGAAGTGTTCTGTGCGAAAAAATCTTCCGGCTTACGAGCTCTGTCTTGTGAAATGGATTCCGCCCTGGTGGTGCTCAGCGATCATCTGCCCGGCAACGAGAGCGGTTTTTTGATGGCCAGCAAACTCCGACTTTCCTGTCCCAGCATGCGGGTGGTGATTGTCGGAAATCGGCCTTCCGCCAAGTCGGAACGTCTGGCCGACTTCGTCGGTGCGGAAAGTTATGTCGCCGTGACTGACCTGGAACAGTTTACGAATCGGCTCAAAGAAATCTCTCAGAAGTAAAGTTTTATTTCTGAGCTCAAATTTGGACCTCCGGGCGTCAAATCCCGGAGGTCCTCGTGTTTATACCTTCACTTCCAGAATACACTCGATTTCCACGGAAATATTCCCGGGTAGGCTACCCATCCCCACGGCGCTGCGGGCTCCGACGCCGGCCTCCGCTCCAAATACATCGGCCATTAATTCGGAATAACCGTTAATGACCTTAGGATGGTCGGGAAAATCGGGAGTGGAGTTCACCATCCCCAGAGTTTTGACCAGACGGACCACTTTGTCCAACGAGCCGAGATAATCCTTCAACGTAGCCAGGATAGCCAGACCGACCTGTCGAGCGGCCGCTTTGCCCTCTTCCAGATTCAGATCTTTACCCACCACCCCGGTGATCAGAGTGCGATCCGACTTTAAAGGGCCGTGACCGGAAACGTACAAAATATTGCCAACCTGAACGCAGGGTTTGTAAACGCCCACGGGTTTGGGAGCGGGCGGAAGTACCAACTGCAATTCTTGAACGCGCTTTTCTGCACTAGCCGACATAGGATGATCTCCAGGGAAATTACTTTGAGAGCTTTATATGACGGCCTTGATGCAAAGCGATATTTCTGGTTTTTCCTGCCGACGAGGTAAAGTCCGGGATGTCTACGATTTGGGAGATAAGCTGCTGATCGTAGCCACCGATCGGATCAGCGCTTTCGATTGGGTCATGCCGACTCCCATCCCCGGAAAAGGGCGTCTACTTTCCTCGCTGACAAAGTTTTGGCTCAACTGGCTGAAGGTTCCCAATCACTTCCTAAGCGACAATCTGAATTCGTATCCCCCGGAATTCCATGAATACGCCGATCAATTGAATGGCCGAGCGATGCTGGTCCGCAAAACGGAAGTGATTCCGTTCGAATGCGTTGTTCGCGGCTACCTGGCCGGTTCCGGCTGGAAGGAATACAAGCAATCGCTTTCTGTTTGCGGCGTCAAGTTGCCGAGCGGTCTTCGGGAAAGCGATCGATTGCCCGAGGCGATTTTCACACCCGCCACCAAAGCGGAAACGGGCCACGATGAAAATGTCAGTTCCGAATATATGGCCCATGCGATCGGGAAAGAGACCACGGACGAACTCGCCCGACGGAGTATCGAGATCTATAACCGGGCCGCCAGTTATGCCCGCCTGCGTGGGATCATCATTGCCGATACGAAATTTGAATGGGGCCTTTTGCCCAGTGGGGAGATCATCCTGATCGACGAAGTCCTGACTCCGGACAGTTCCCGATTCTGGCCGATGGATCACTACCAACCCGGCCGAGGACAGCCTTCGTTCGATAAACAGTATCTTCGCGATTGGCTGGAATCGACCGGCTGGGATAAGCAGTCTCCGCCGCCGGTGTTACCCGAGAAAGTTGTGGCCGAGACGCTGGCGAAATATACCGAAGCTTACGAGCGACTCTCGAGGTAATTACGGCCAGTGGACGATCGGAAGCAACTCGGGCACAGAAGGAAGACTTCCTTCGGTGAGAATCATTTTGACACCCTCCGCCCACTCTCCAGAGTTTGCCCCTTTAATGGGATCGTGAAAACGGGGTTCTCGAAGCAAACGTTCGAATTGAAAACTGGTGGTACGACTTCTCAGCCAGCTAAATTGCCAGTTTTTCTCCCCTTCCTTCAGCGGAAGCTCGGCCCAGAGCAAATCCCCCACGGAGTATGAGATGGGCGAGCCGTTGCTTTCAAGTGCGAAAAGATAACTGATACCGTTTTTGTCCCGAACCCCGTCGCCATCTTCCCGGAAGCTCCAGGTCGTGGTTTTGTCAGAACCGCTCGGGCGATGATTGATGGTCAGTTTCCCGGCCGGTCGGATCCGGAATTCACGCAGGGCATCGGGTATGAACAGCCGGAAGGATTTCGGATTGAGTGAGAAAGAAGCCGTTGCGGCGAAGCGGCTGAAATGGTCGCAAAGATCTTCGCGGGTGGGCTGCCCGATTCGATGCAGAATATGCAGATATTCTCGCAAATCCCGCTCGCTGTTCGCGTTCAGCCATTCCGCCAGTTTCGGCCAGTCGAAGGTTTTTTCCGGTCCCGTCGGATTAATCGATTTCAGCTGATCCAGAAGCATTTGCTGGCCGAATTGAATCGCAAGCTGATTGGCCCGCACCCAGCGGCTTTGAAACTGCGGTCGGAGATTATCCGGTATGGCGGTCAGCGACCAATTATCCACGCCCGGATAGTCTCGTTTCAACCGCGTCAGTCGATCCGAGATCATCCTCAGGGGATCGCGAGATTGCAAATCGCTTTCGCTCAAAAGTAATAGAGATTTGTTGTCCGACGGATTGCCGAGGATGCCCAGGGTTACCGCCAACTCCTGAATGGTACGCAACTTTTCCAGAGCCCGATTCCATTCGCTCCGGAGAACTTCCACTTCCCGGAAGTCCAGGGCCGCCAGCTTCAAGCGATCACCGGAGGCGAACGGACTGCCGTTGGAATCCACCTGTAATTTACGGAAGTTGCTATCCCATTCCGGTGTCAGCTCCGTCACAAAAAGCAATTCGTTACCGCGATTTTTCAAGCGGCTGAAAAACTGGCGGGCATCGGTCACGGCGGTGCGGAGCGTAGGAATTTCGGAGAGATATTTTTCGCGAGCTTGGACGACTTCGGTCTGGGCCCAATCCTTTTCGAAGGTTTTTGGCAGTGAGAGATTTTTGAGAGACTCTTCGAGCCGATTCAAATCGTCGAGGCTGCGCGTCTTCACCGGTTGGGAGAGTCGAGCCAGGTCATCTCGCAGCTGAATGTAGGCCTCGATTTCCTCGAGATGCTTGGCGATATAATTCTGTTTGTCCCGAGCTAGTTGTTCGAATTCCGGGTCGTTACGGAGTTCGAGAAGTTCACTCCGTTTTTTCGAAAGCTGGGCTCCGGCCAGGCGTGAAGATGCAGTCTGACCTTCCCGAGCCTGAAAACCATCGACCTTGGCTTCCAGAGCCAGTTGAACGTCGCTGGTTTGCGTAACCACCAGAACGCCCACTCCCAAAAGCAAAAGGGCCAAAGCCACGGCAGAGGTGAACACAGCTCGGGCCAGACGGAGATTGGATCGACTGGCCTCCTCGCGATGAAAATAAGCCGTTTCGAAAAGATCCTGAGCCAGCGGGCGGATACCAAAGGGTTCATCGCGCTGCTTGACTTTATCGGTCACATCGGGCAGATGCGTGGAGGTGGTGTAGATCTCCACGCAGAGGCTGCCGAATCCCCCGTCGTCGGCGAGAGAATAGTTCTCATCGAATAACTTTCTTACAGTTTCCTTGCGATTCTCGATTCGCTGCATCCATTCCGAATAGCTCATCAAGGTGTCGGCCAGCAGATCGCATTTCGTCAGCACGATACCGATGGGAAAGCCGCCGACGAGAAACTGATCCTGCCGCCGGCTTTGCAGGGTGCCGAGGAGATCGACTAAATTCGATAAGCGCTGCTCGAGGTGGGTGACGTCGGAAGAGGCATCCAGAATCAGAATCAACCCGTCGGCCTTCCACTTGGGATCGAGGTTTGTGGAATCGGAGTATTCGATCTCGTGGAATTGAACGGGAAGATCGACAGCGATTTTCGAATTGGCACTCGGTGTGAAGAGCAGGCCAGCGCTCCCCGCCGTGGAATTGTTGTTTTTCGCCTGGATGCTCAGACTGTTCAACAGTGCAGTTTTCCCGGCTCCCGTGGGGCCGAGAACTACGATTTCCAGAGTTTGTCCGACAGATCGAGTCATGAGCCCCGCAAAGTTAGATGCTTAACGTTCGGGCATATTGTCGCTGGCGACTGGCGGGAAATTGACGCTCAGGCCATTGTCTTTCGCCCAGCTCTCGAGCTGCTTCACCAGGTAGCTTTCCCGATAGGCCGTGTCTTTGTATACGAGAATATCAATTCGCTGCAGTTGTTTTTCCGCGTCCCGGCGCCGGGTAATAAGCAAATCCTTGAGCTTATCGAAGCTGATGGGTTCCCGGGAATTTTCGATTAGATAGTAGGCCTCGTCGGGGCGAGCGCCGCCCAGCACGATAATCTTGACGCGATTCTCGTTTTTCACTTCCTCGGGCACCACGACCGGGAGTTGGGCCGCTTTCTTCTCAGGTTCTTTACTCGGCTCTTCCTTCTCGACGGAATGCTGGTCGTTACCGGGGCCACCCGGCCGTCCGCCCCCGCTGCCTCCCAGGCCGTAGCCGCCGTCTCCAAAGAGGATGAGAGCGGCCAGGATCGCACAGATAATCCCCGAAGCGAATCGGCTCCAGCCGCAGGCCCAATCGGGGAGTTTTTTGCGAAAGTAGAATTTGCCTGCCACTTTGAGAACGCTGGCCATGGCATAATTGCCCACCAGAAACGCCCCTGCTACGGCAAAGCAATTGATGGCGATTTGTCCCACGCGACTGACGGCATCGGCAAGTAAGAAAAGATTCATCGGTTCCCCTGCTTGGAACGCGGAGTGACCGCTTCATCAAAGCTGTAAGAAACTCCCGCAAACCAACGGCGATAATTTTCAATATGCTGCTGCAAAGGGGCTCCGCGTTTGGGTAGAAGAATCAGGAACAACGGCTCTCTTCCCCCGGAAGCTCGAATGTGCTGATCGATCATCTTCTCCGCTTCCGACTGATCGGAAATTTCCTGCCGCTGGCCGTTGGTATAGGTGATCAATTTTCCGGTCGCCAAATCGACTTCCAGCAATTTAATGGCCAATTTTTCACTGATGTCGCCTTGCTCGGCTCGCAACCGTTGGAGTTCGCGCCGATTGCGTTCCAATTCCTGTCGCAGCGATTCGACATCCTTGGGCAACGCCTCTTCGGTCGGCAGTTCGTTTTCGGGGTTTAGATCGGGTCCTTCGCCCGGATTGCCGGCCTGGCTGACGAACGGCATCAAAAGGAAAATGCAGAAGAGCAGAATGAGAACGTCGATCAAGGGAATGAAAAATCGAGTGACGCTCTGTTTTGGTCGTTGAATCATTTCAGATAACCCCATTTCTCTTCTTCGGGATTACCGGCCATGGAACGAATAATGTCTCGACCGAGGCTGACGATCCAGGTGGGCAGGATGTTCAGCAGGGCCATCAGCAAGCCGCTACCGGTGGCCGTGATGGCCGGGGCATATTTTCGAATGATTTCCTGAGGCGTAACGACAGGACCATTGATGGAATTGAAGGTCTGCAGGATCGCCGCGACGGTTCCCAGCAATCCCAATAGGGGAAACCATTCCGCCGCCTGAGCGAGATGGTTCAACCAGCGATCCGCGGATTCGTCGAAATTGTGTTCTTTCCAGCGCAAGGCCTTCCAGCTCAATGAGATCTGAACCAGAAATAGAATGGCTCCCAGGCTCAGGATCAGCCAGTCCATCCCGGAATTTTTAATTCGCTTCAGGTAATCGTGTCGAGCGTCGGGAGGCAGCGCGCAGGCCACCAGGGCCGCGCCGAAGAGCGGGAGGAGGACGAGGATAGTCGGTAGAAGCTGACGAATGATAAAGGGTCGCAATCTTACCCCTCATTTTGGGATGCGACAGAGAATCCAGCAGTGGTTTTTATATGATCAGGACCGATTTTCCAGGAACCAATCGGGCAGGGGCTGAACCTGACCTTCGCGATTTATGCTTGCTAAAGTACTGCTTCCTTCGGCCAGCAGTTCAGAGTTTCGAAAAACCTCGTATTTGTGTTCGATGCGGACCAGGGTGGAACGAGTGACGGTCGTCCGGATGGTCAGCAGATCGTCGTAGCGGGCGGGCTTACGATAGCGGACTTCAACTTTCGTCAAAGCCAGCAGAAAGCCCTTGTCCTCCATCTCTTTATAAGTCAGCCCCTGATCCCTGAGCAGTTCGGTTCGGGCCTGCTCAAAGAAAACCAGGTAATTCGCATGGTGCAGAAAGCCCATCTGGTCTGTTTCCGCGTATCGGACTCGAATTTGGACCGTTCCGCTGAGAGGTGCTTTCTCACCACTCATTTTATCACTCCAAATCGACTCAGGGGGAAGTAGACCATGACCGCTTTCCCCAATAACAGTCTTTCCGGCACCAGTCCCCACATCCGGCCGTCGAGGCTGGAAGTGCTGTTATCGCCAAAACAGAGATAGTGACCGGGCTGAACGTAGAAGGTTTGTACGGTGCTGCAGGGATTGTAGCTCGGCGGGAAGAATTTCTCCTGGATCGCGCCGTAGCCTTGCCGGCCGCCATTGGTTCCGCAGGTGTAGAAGATGTCTCGCCAGATTCGAATCGAATCGCAGGTCACATCCCCCCGGCTGCCAATTCGAGCCGGTTGCATGCGATCGTTCGGATGGCTCTGATGCACATGAGGAATCGTGTAATCGGCTCCTTTATCGAAGCTCAGAACTTTGTTATCCACCCATACCGTCAGCCGGCAATCGACATTCGCCAGTCGAATTTCATGCCGACCTTCGCCATTGATACCCGACGAAGTCTTGGAGAGCACAGTCGATTTATCGTTGTCGTTGGCATCGACTCGAATCAAGGTGCAGTTACCACCGTCGAATACGGCTTGAAAGCGGTAGGGGCCTTTATTGAGCTCCAATATCAGCTGAGCATCTTTGGATTGAAAATCGGCTTTGCACTCGAGGATCAGGTCGGTGACAACTTCTAGACTAGGACTAGAGCGGGTTTGGTTGTAACCCAGGCTGTCGTTGATCTCCATCGGTTCGAGGGAAGGCTGATCCTGCCAGCTGGCCAGGTGGTGATAGCGGATCCAGCCCAGATCCGAGCCAGTATGTTTGAAGCCGGTTTCCCGGGCCTGCCACTCTTTATCGTAACCGGGCTGAGCATGCCAGCGGGTTTTTGCGATACCTTTTAAGCTCGCGGGCTGGTGGTCCATATCGAAGACGATAATTCTTTGAGCGAGTATGTCTGTAGGGCTTTTTCGAATGATCTCAAATTTGCCTTGCTCGAAAGCGGAGATTGCATCCGGGTGCGAGGGGTACATATTAGGATAGAGCCAGAGGTTATTGGGATCTTCCGGCAGCTTTTCATCGGGATACTTCAAATCCTTGCAAAGATAGAGGTCGCCATCGAACACGGCGATCGTTTCCCCGGGCAAACCCACCAGTCGCTTGATGTAGTTGGTGGGCACCCGTTCGCGCACCGAGAAGGGTTCCACGGGCCATTTGAAAACCGGCACGTCGAATCGTTTGGGAGGATTGATGTAATAGGCCGGTTTTAAAACCAGTACCCGGTCGCCGCTGCGCACGCCGGAGAAATCGACCGCATCCTCTTTGAGCACTTTACCCGTAGAGTCGGTTTTCGCGATGAATTTGTAACCGCAGTTCGAACAGATGTAGCTGGTGATAATCGAACGCTGGCCGAAATCGTTCGAAGAAGAGTTTAACGGGCTCTTGTAGCCGCACTCCCGGCAGGTGACCATTTCATGATCACCATACAAGGTCTCCGCCATGGATCCGGTGGGGATTACGAACGCTTCCGCGACAAACCTTTGCAGCATCAGGACCAGGACAAGCACGAACACAACGGTTTCGAACATTTCCCGGACGAGATTCTTGGGTTCGACTTCATGGTTTTTTTTCTTGGCAAAGAAGCTTCGCAGGATCGTGGAAAGCCAGTCGGACTTTGTGGTATCGGGCGGATTGGTAGGGGAACTCGGCATCTACATCACCTCGGCCGGCCGGAGAACGAATAAAAGGTTGTTCGCTGACCATATTATAAGATTTAACGAACTCCCCTCCGTTCTCCCAGCCCATTTTCGATCTGGACGCTTTCCAGACTCCTGTTGACCGCTTTTAGACAATTCGGGTAAACTGCTAAATCAGGAGAATCTTCCAGGAAGGAAAGGTAGCGGCCGATGGTTTCCGCACTTCAAGTTTTGGAGAAGGTCGAAGGCTCGGTATCGGTGAATTGGCAGGATGTTCCCTGCCCCGGCTGTCGCTCTCAAGATGCCAAACTGGTACTGGAAGCCCCCGATTTAGCCCCGCCGAAAGATGGCCTCTGGTTTGCCGTCGTGCAGTGCAAGCGCTGCGGGCTGCATTACACCAATCCCCGACCCGATGAGAAATCGATCGCCGATTTCTATGCCGAAGATTACCGGCCCCATCGGAAGCCCCAGAATTCCCGCCGAAATTTTCGAAACTGGTATCCGCTGGGGGCGTTGCGCGGGCGGGCCTCCGAACGCCGCGGGCTCGCCTGGCAGGGAAACGGCCGTTTGCTCGATTTCGGCTGCGGCGGAGGGAGTTTTCTCGCTCGGATGGCCGATCAGGGCTGGAAAGTGGAAGGGGTCGATTTCTCGGAAAAAACCGTGGAAATGATTCGCGACAAACTCGGTTTGAAAGTCCACCACGGCACTCTGCCCCATCCCGAATTGCAGCCGGCTTCCTTCGACGTCATTACGATGTGGCATTCTCTGGAGCACGTTCACGATCCGATGGAAGTCCTGGCCGAGGCTTATCGGCTATTGGCGCCGGAGGGACGACTGCTGATCGCGGTACCCAATATCAAAAGCTGGCAGTTCAAGTGGTTCGGCAAAGCATGGTTTGCTTTGGATTTGCCGCGACATCTGACGCATTTCTGCCCGAAGACTCTGCGCCTGATGCTCGAATTGAACGGCTTCCAGGTGGAAAATCTTCGCGGCATTAAGCATGCCGACTGGCTGCGTTCCTCGGCAAAACTGGCGACACGCATCGGGCAAAAAAGCTACTTCCAGAAACTTTTCCGGTATAAATTGCCGTCCCGGTTGGCAGCCTGGATCTGCTATATGTTCGGCAAGAGCGATTGCATGCTGGCCATCGCGATTCGACCGAAATAAGCTCTCTCTTTCTCCCAATATCCCGGGAACCGTCATGCGCTTAGCGATATTCGTTGGGCTTCTTTTTGTTGGTTCGATTCCAGCGGCCGAGCCCACTTTGAAGGTCGGCTTCCAAGAGGTGGACGTCTCCCCGTTTGTTGCTCCCAATAAACCGGTCTACATGGCCGGCTTCGGCCACGACCGCAAAGCCACCGAAGTCCACGATCCGATCATGGCCCGCATCGTCGTGCTTCACGATGGAAAATCGAAGGTGGCTCTGGTCTGTGTGGATGTCGTCGGCCTCTTCTTGCCTTTCGTGGACTCGATCCGAGAAAAACTGCCCGAGTATGCCTATGTGATGGTTTCCAGCAGCCACAACCACGAAGGACCCGATACGCTCGGTCTCTGGGGAGCAAGTCCGTTTCAGAGCGGAGTGGATGAGGCTTACATGGATTTGCTGCGAAAGAAAATCGTGGAAGGAATTCAGAAGGCTGAGGCCAAGCTGGAGAAATCAACCGTTAAGATCGGCCGAGTGAATTTACCAGACTTGTTGCGGGATGGACGATTGCCAATTGTGAAACACGACGAACTGGCAGTCTTGGAGTTCCGTTCTTCCGATACGAAAAAACGCCTCGGTCTTCTGGTCAACTGGCATTGCCATCCTGAGACGCTGGACAGTAAAAACACCAAAATTTCCAGCGATTTCGTCGGGTATGCGGTTGAGAAACTCAAGAAGAGATGGAACTGCCCGGTCGCCTACTTCACCGGAACCGTTGGCGGCTTAATGACCTCGCTTAAGGTTCCGCTAAGAGATGACCAGGGCACGGAGCTTCAGGATGGTACCTTCGAAAAGACGGAAAAATATGGGACCACTCTGGCTCAAGAAACAGATAAAGCTCTTTCCCGGGCAGAAGCGCTCGAGCTTACCCCGTTTCAACTCCAACGCAGGAAAATTCTCCTCCCCGTTGACAATCCGATCTACAAAGCCGGCTGGCAATTGGGTGTACTGAAACGGCCCATTTACCTGTGGCACGAAAATGCCAATGAGAAGGAGCCGAAACTGGCAAGCGATGCAAAAAATCCGCTCGCTATACAGACGGAACTCGGCTGGCTGAAATTGGGAGAACTGGAGATCGCGACGGTACCCGGTGAGATTTATCCCGAACTCGTTCTGGGCAAGATCCAGGATCCAGTCGATCCCGGGGCCGATTTTCCGGATGCTCCCAAGGAAGTGAGCATTGTGGAACTCAGCAAGTCCAAGTACCGCTTACTGATGGGTTTAGCGAACGATGAGATCGGTTACATCATCCCGAAGCGGCAATGGGATGAGAAGCCGCCGTTCTGCTACGGGCTCAAGAAATCTCAGTACGGCGAGATCAATTCCCTCGGGCCCGATACGGCGCCGCTGTTGATGAAAGGCTACTCGGAACTGATTTCGGGCAAATGAGTGCTGGAGGCGTGCTTGTTCAGGATTCTTTTCAGAATCATGGTGGCATAGCTGCCCGGTGGTAGGTCGAAGCCGATTTGCAAGCGAATCCGCTCAGGATGATTTTCGTCCTTCGCAAACGAAATTTTTAAGCCCTGCGGCTCCATGCTCGCCTTCCGAACTCCCTTTGAGAAAAACAGTTTACGCACGCCCGTTTTCATCTGCTCAAGCGGAAATCCTTCTTCCGCCATGACTTTCTTCAGAGGTTCCACCCAGCTCTCGGTGGCCAGAGGCTTCAGCCGGGCGGAGGGGTAGGGAAGCTCGAAAGTTTTCCATTCTGCCTGATAATTTTCGGGTAGTCTTCGCGGGGCCGCTAAATCCTTCAGCCGGGTGGAGATCGAAGATCTCGCTTCCTCCGGTAAGTTCGCTTCTAACCAGTAGCTGAGCGTGCGATTCCAAATGTAGCTCTGGTAGGCCGAGAAATAGAGCCCCTGCAATTCGGGACGCAACAGTTCCATGGCCCCGAGGAAATCCGAACGGCGTTGGGTCAAATACCGAAACACCCGGATGTCGCGGCTCTTGGATAGCAGGCCCTGAATTTTCTGCCAGTCGCCCCAATGCTCTTTCAAAATCTGCTTTTCGCGTTTAGCACCCGCTCGATCGTGTTCGTATTCGCCGATCAAAGCCAGTTTTAAAGCAGCTTCCGAATTTCCAGATATTATCTCTTTGGCGATGAAACGCTTGTCGGGTCCCACCGAGCCAAATCTCTGATCGTCGAAATAATTCGGACAGCCCACCTGCTGAACTTCGCGAACGCTCTGTTCGATATCGGCTTTAGCGGCACGAGGCAAATCCCGGATAATCACCTCGAAGTGATTACTTTGTATATCGCTGGATCTATAGGGAACGGTTCGTGTGCCGAGGTACTTTATCTCGAGCGGTCCGAGAGTGTAATCCTTCTTCGGACCATTCCAAATCGTGAAATATTGGATCGTGACGGCGTGTCGGTCTTTGAGTCCACCGAAGGAAAGTTGGTCGTTATGGTAGCCCCAGGCCGCTTGTAACTGGCGAAATGCGTCTAGCG
The genomic region above belongs to Telmatocola sphagniphila and contains:
- a CDS encoding sugar phosphate isomerase/epimerase family protein; this encodes MKAKLSIGTWAYLFNQEQPTNDFHVILHKLQDLGYEGVELGSFGPHPSPVSHPTKMSRVKLKKEIADHGLALSGIAVDLWGFKVPGVSILDEIPSAYTTAFLGWTHFAADLDVDTIRVDTVLPPNYFETEEGKKVGIMKGMDRLITVWDKCSKIAADHGLKICWEFEPGFLFNKPSEILAIVDAVRGMHNHNFGVLYDTCHAHMCAAVGANHQGEKEILPGGALELLHKLQGKITHVHLIDSDGSLNEHNTSTHNPFGTGKLNFDELIPAIQKAGVPNDWWCVDLCFWPHAWEVTADSKKFLDKLRTKYVAA
- a CDS encoding response regulator — encoded protein: MTKPENKPQGGRRKASRGCLILCLDSKLPLPQIKESLTAEGWEVFCAKKSSGLRALSCEMDSALVVLSDHLPGNESGFLMASKLRLSCPSMRVVIVGNRPSAKSERLADFVGAESYVAVTDLEQFTNRLKEISQK
- a CDS encoding RidA family protein, which encodes MSASAEKRVQELQLVLPPAPKPVGVYKPCVQVGNILYVSGHGPLKSDRTLITGVVGKDLNLEEGKAAARQVGLAILATLKDYLGSLDKVVRLVKTLGMVNSTPDFPDHPKVINGYSELMADVFGAEAGVGARSAVGMGSLPGNISVEIECILEVKV
- a CDS encoding phosphoribosylaminoimidazolesuccinocarboxamide synthase; this encodes MTALMQSDISGFSCRRGKVRDVYDLGDKLLIVATDRISAFDWVMPTPIPGKGRLLSSLTKFWLNWLKVPNHFLSDNLNSYPPEFHEYADQLNGRAMLVRKTEVIPFECVVRGYLAGSGWKEYKQSLSVCGVKLPSGLRESDRLPEAIFTPATKAETGHDENVSSEYMAHAIGKETTDELARRSIEIYNRAASYARLRGIIIADTKFEWGLLPSGEIILIDEVLTPDSSRFWPMDHYQPGRGQPSFDKQYLRDWLESTGWDKQSPPPVLPEKVVAETLAKYTEAYERLSR
- a CDS encoding MotA/TolQ/ExbB proton channel family protein; the encoded protein is MRPFIIRQLLPTILVLLPLFGAALVACALPPDARHDYLKRIKNSGMDWLILSLGAILFLVQISLSWKALRWKEHNFDESADRWLNHLAQAAEWFPLLGLLGTVAAILQTFNSINGPVVTPQEIIRKYAPAITATGSGLLMALLNILPTWIVSLGRDIIRSMAGNPEEEKWGYLK
- a CDS encoding acyl-CoA thioesterase — translated: MSGEKAPLSGTVQIRVRYAETDQMGFLHHANYLVFFEQARTELLRDQGLTYKEMEDKGFLLALTKVEVRYRKPARYDDLLTIRTTVTRSTLVRIEHKYEVFRNSELLAEGSSTLASINREGQVQPLPDWFLENRS
- a CDS encoding S26 family signal peptidase; this translates as MPSSPTNPPDTTKSDWLSTILRSFFAKKKNHEVEPKNLVREMFETVVFVLVLVLMLQRFVAEAFVIPTGSMAETLYGDHEMVTCRECGYKSPLNSSSNDFGQRSIITSYICSNCGYKFIAKTDSTGKVLKEDAVDFSGVRSGDRVLVLKPAYYINPPKRFDVPVFKWPVEPFSVRERVPTNYIKRLVGLPGETIAVFDGDLYLCKDLKYPDEKLPEDPNNLWLYPNMYPSHPDAISAFEQGKFEIIRKSPTDILAQRIIVFDMDHQPASLKGIAKTRWHAQPGYDKEWQARETGFKHTGSDLGWIRYHHLASWQDQPSLEPMEINDSLGYNQTRSSPSLEVVTDLILECKADFQSKDAQLILELNKGPYRFQAVFDGGNCTLIRVDANDNDKSTVLSKTSSGINGEGRHEIRLANVDCRLTVWVDNKVLSFDKGADYTIPHVHQSHPNDRMQPARIGSRGDVTCDSIRIWRDIFYTCGTNGGRQGYGAIQEKFFPPSYNPCSTVQTFYVQPGHYLCFGDNSTSSLDGRMWGLVPERLLLGKAVMVYFPLSRFGVIK
- a CDS encoding class I SAM-dependent methyltransferase, which codes for MVSALQVLEKVEGSVSVNWQDVPCPGCRSQDAKLVLEAPDLAPPKDGLWFAVVQCKRCGLHYTNPRPDEKSIADFYAEDYRPHRKPQNSRRNFRNWYPLGALRGRASERRGLAWQGNGRLLDFGCGGGSFLARMADQGWKVEGVDFSEKTVEMIRDKLGLKVHHGTLPHPELQPASFDVITMWHSLEHVHDPMEVLAEAYRLLAPEGRLLIAVPNIKSWQFKWFGKAWFALDLPRHLTHFCPKTLRLMLELNGFQVENLRGIKHADWLRSSAKLATRIGQKSYFQKLFRYKLPSRLAAWICYMFGKSDCMLAIAIRPK
- the truD gene encoding tRNA pseudouridine(13) synthase TruD, which produces MKIKSLYSDFQVTENPNTLDTAPGQFSFYCLSKTGQTTLDAFRQLQAAWGYHNDQLSFGGLKDRHAVTIQYFTIWNGPKKDYTLGPLEIKYLGTRTVPYRSSDIQSNHFEVIIRDLPRAAKADIEQSVREVQQVGCPNYFDDQRFGSVGPDKRFIAKEIISGNSEAALKLALIGEYEHDRAGAKREKQILKEHWGDWQKIQGLLSKSRDIRVFRYLTQRRSDFLGAMELLRPELQGLYFSAYQSYIWNRTLSYWLEANLPEEARSSISTRLKDLAAPRRLPENYQAEWKTFELPYPSARLKPLATESWVEPLKKVMAEEGFPLEQMKTGVRKLFFSKGVRKASMEPQGLKISFAKDENHPERIRLQIGFDLPPGSYATMILKRILNKHASSTHLPEISSE